Proteins found in one Populus alba chromosome 14, ASM523922v2, whole genome shotgun sequence genomic segment:
- the LOC118035720 gene encoding LOW QUALITY PROTEIN: ATP synthase subunit alpha, chloroplastic (The sequence of the model RefSeq protein was modified relative to this genomic sequence to represent the inferred CDS: substituted 3 bases at 3 genomic stop codons): MVTIRADEISNIICERIEQYNREVKIVNTGTVLQVGDDIVHIYGLDEVMVGELVEFEEGTIGIALNLESNNVGVVVMGDDLMIQEGSSIKATXKIAQIPVSEVYLGRVINALAKPIDGRGAISSSESRLIESPAPGIISRRFVYEPLQTGLIAIDSMIPIGCSXRELIIGDRQTGKTAVAIDTILKQQGQNVICVYVAIGQKVSSMAQVVNALQEKGAMEYTIVVAETADSPATLQYLAPYTGAALAEYFMYCERRTLIIYDDLSKQVQAYRKMSFLLRRPPGREAYPGDVFYLHSCLLERAAKPSSSLGEGSMIALPIVKTQSGDVLAYIPTNVISITNRQIFVSADLFNAGIRPAINVGISISRVGFVAXIKAMKQVVGKLKLELEAFAQFTSDLDKATQNQLARGQRLHELLKQSQATPFMVAEQIMTIYTGTNGYLDSLEIRQVRKFLVELRTYLKTSKTQVQEIISSTKTFTEEVEALLKEAIQE; encoded by the coding sequence ATGGTAACCATTCGAGCTGACGAGATTAGTAATATTATCTGTGAACGTATTGAGCAATATAATAGGGAAGTAAAGATTGTAAATACTGGGACTGTACTTCAAGTGGGTGATGACATTGTTCATATTTATGGTCTTGATGAAGTAATGGTAGGTGAATTGGTAGAATTTGAAGAGGGTACGATAGGCATTGCTCTTAATTTGGAATCAAATAATGTTGGTGTTGTAGTAATGGGTGACGACTTGATGATACAAGAGGGAAGTTCTATAAAAGCAACATGAAAAATTGCTCAGATACCAGTGAGTGAGGTGTATTTGGGTCGTGTTATAAATGCCCTGGCTAAACCCATTGACGGTCGAGGTGCAATTTCATCTTCTGAATCTCGGTTAATTGAATCTCCCGCTCCAGGGATTATTTCGAGGCGTTTCGTATATGAGCCTCTTCAAACAGGGCTTATTGCTATTGACTCAATGATCCCTATAGGATGCAGTTAGCGAGAACTAATTATTGGGGACAGGCAGACTGGTAAAACAGCAGTAGCCATAGATACGATTCTCAAACAACAAGGGCAAAATGTAATATGTGTTTATGTAGCTATTGGTCAAAAAGTATCTTCTATGGCTCAGGTAGTAAATGCTTTACAGGAAAAAGGAGCAATGGAGTATACTATTGTGGTAGCCGAAACGGCAGATTCCCCGGCTACACTACAATATCTCGCTCCTTATACAGGAGCAGCTCTGGCTGAATATTTTATGTACTGTGAACGACgtactttaattatttatgatgATCTTTCCAAACAAGTGCAAGCTTATCGCAAAATGTCTTTTCTATTACGAAGACCGCCTGGACGTGAAGCTTATCCAggagatgttttttatttgcattcatGCCTTTTGGAAAGAGCCGCCAAACCAAGTTCTTCTTTAGGTGAAGGAAGTATGATTGCTTTACCAATAGTTAAGACCCAATCGGGAGATGTTTTGGCTTATATTCCTACTAATGTAATTTCCATTACAAACAGACAAATATTCGTATCCGCCGATCTATTCAATGCTGGAATCAGGCCTGCTATTAATGTGGGTATTTCGATCTCCAGAGTAGGATTTGTAGCTTAAATTAAGGCTATGAAACAAGTAGTtggtaaattaaaattagaattagaaGCCTTTGCGCAATTCACTTCGGATCTTGATAAAGCTACTCAGAATCAATTGGCAAGAGGTCAACGATTGCATGAGTTGCTCAAACAATCCCAAGCCACCCCTTTCATGGTGGCAGAACAGATAATGACTATTTATACCGGAACGAATGGTTATCTTGATTCATTAGAAATTAGACAAGTAAGGAAATTTCTTGTTGAGTTACGTACCTACTTAAAAACGAGTAAAACTCAGGTTCAAGAAATTATATCTTCTACAAAAACATTTACTGAAGAAGTGGAAGCCCTTTTGAAAGAAGCCATTCAGGAATAG